A window of Bombus huntii isolate Logan2020A chromosome 12, iyBomHunt1.1, whole genome shotgun sequence genomic DNA:
GTAAATAGGGAAAGTAAATGatccaaataatttttattcgtttagacctgtacccgaggaagaaACTACAACGTCGCCAAAACCAGGATCAAGTTCACAGGGTAGTAGCCGCAAAGGCAAAGGAAAAAGTACAAAGATCAGTTCAAAACGAAAAGAGGATAATTTATGGCTTGAAGGAGTAGTCCCTGCACAACGATGTCCACTTGATTCTTATTTGTTACCTACTTTACCATCTTCAGTTACTATTACTGATGCTTCATTGGATGGTTTATGTCTATTACGTCTTCTACACGCTTTAAATCGTCATTGGAGtgttctatttccttatctaAAGGGTTTAAATTTACTTTCTCCACAAGactttattaataataaaatagccGCAAAAGCAAGTCGGCAGCTACAAGATCCTTTAGTGATCATGACTGGAAACTTACCTTTGTGGTTACAACAAATTGCTACAGTGTGGTAAGTACTGCGAAATTCATAATAGTTTACTAATGTCAattttgctcaattattatattttcaatcgtTTACAGTCCATTCTTGTTTCCCTTTGAGACAAGACAGTTGTTACTTTACGCAACATCGTTTGATCGAGACAGAGCTTTGCAGCGTCTTTTAGATTCCGCTCCAGAATTATCTGGATCTGATAGTCAAGAACGTGTTACTCCACGTTTAGAACGAAGAAAGCGAACTATTTCTAGAACTGATATTCTCAAGCAAGCAGAATTAGTTATACAAGACTTAGCATCTAGCAAAGCCTTACTTGAAGTGCAATATGTCAATGAGgtttattttgtatactttTTATATAGTTTATTTTTCATGTTATTTTCACAGTACTTTATAATTGTTGTTTTGCAGGTTGGTACCGGTCTTGGTCCAACATTGGAATTCTATGCTCTAGTCTCCCAGGAATTACAGCGTGCTGACCTTGATCTTTGGCTTGGTAGTTCAAATCCTACAGAAACAGGTTATGTTAATGTTCCGCAAGGACTTTTCCCAACGCCGATTGCGTGGAATACTAAAGTGTCCCATCTTGCAaaacttaaaacaaaattcaagTTCCTTGGAAAATTTATGGCGAAAGCAATATATGATTCAAGAATggtacaaatttttatttcgttgattAGCAAGTTAGGACTTGCGACATTATCATCGAGTTACAtctttatttgtataattttttagtTGGATTTGCCATTCAGTTTAACCTTCTATCGATGGTTATTGGGAGAAGAACATATGCTAACGTTAGCCGATTTAGCACATGTATGTCCTGATGTACATCGAACTCTTAGCAGATTACAAGAAGTTGTTAGACAAAAGGAAACAATTGAGAAGGATCAAACATTAAGGCCACATGAGAAAGCAAAACTAATAGACTCATTAAATTTAGATGGCTGTTCAATTTCTGATCTTAGCCTTGTTTTTGAATTACCGGGTTATGAGAACATTGAATTAAGGAAAGGTGGAGGCGAAGTGCCCGTTACCATTTATAACTTGGATCAATATATCAAGGTACTTTTATTATAATGATTTGAACGTTAATGTATGAacttatttgatattttttctattattaatttcataccTTAAAATTGATTGTTTAGTTGGTGGTACATTGGTTCTTATACGAAGGTGTCTTCAGACAAATGGAAGCATTTAGGGAAGGATTTGAATCTGTATTCCCACCATCACAGCTGAAACTATTCTTCCCTGAAGAACTTGAAGCTGTGTTCTGTGGACATGCGCAATCAGGTGGACAATGGGATGTAAAAACGCTTTCAGAGTGTTGCAGGACTGATCATGGTTATACACCAGATTCTCGTGCTATTCGTTTTCTATTTGAAGTTATGTCAAAATACAACAGTGAAGAACAAAGACAGTTCGTTCAATTCGTCACAGGTTCACCTCGGTTACCAGTTGGAGGTAAGTTCTTATTACTTTATGTGATGATATTTActatattcaaataaatttgaaagaaaaatataaaaaataaaatgttatgtTACAGGTTTCAAGAGTTTAACACCACCGTTAACGATAGTGCGTAAAACGTTCGATCCGTCTATGAACACAGACGATTTCTTACCATCCGTAATGACTTGTGTTAATTACTTAAAACTGCCTGATTACACAACATTAGAAATAATGCGGGAAAAGTTGCGAATAGCTGCACAAGAAGGACAACATTCGTTCCACCTTTCCTAGAAACGGATGGAAAACCGGCGCGCCATTTGCTCTTTTGCTATCACATTGTCCAGGTTGAACAAAATTCTTCAGACACcatttaaaatatctaaaaaaaaaaggctaTGTTTTGTTCGAAACTCAGTAATCGTACATTTGCACTTTATATAAGCTTTTTTcgaaaatatctttttcttgattttagtgaaaattcatttaaataaattctaattTGATGTTTATCTTTTTACTTATAAACATAGATTGTGATATATTTTCTCATCAAAAAAAAGTGCAAAAATATTAGCTCTACCATATGAGTTTTCTCTTGTGGTATTATGAACCAGGTAGCGTGGGAGCAGCCTTGTTCTAGGAAACTTATCTTTGATGTGttacaataattaataaaagttGTAAATATAGTTTAATATGCGCAAGTCTATATAaatactttatattatataatagtgacaaaaaaatgatattgctATGAGACACCATgctaattaaatataatttagtCTGAGGGGACATTTATTAGATataagtaaattttatatcaGTGGTGCATTTAGCATCGCCATAAATCGCCAATTTCATGCCTCATTGCAATTTGCAATGAAATCACAAATCAAGATCAATGAAAGAATAAAACTGCGCTAATGATGTAACTCATGTTTCATCatcatagaaatataataactCCGAATATAATTGCGTGTTTACgattatcgttttaatttcgTAATCGATCTCTTTGTGTTCGCTGCTTAGTTTTCAGTATGCGAGCACTGCGCGAATTGACGTGCAACACTCCTATATTTAAGTTTATTCGATGTATCACTAATTAAacttatttgatatttttattctagGTAAGATAGTCCAATTAATACTTTACTTAGCTGTGTAAGAATGCAGCCAACATCGTCAGATCAAGTCATCATAATGATATATGAATCGAAGAAAATTCTTATATCCACTTATTTACAGGCGAAGTATCTATTTATGAAACATGTACGACAACTGTATAATACGAAATAGAATGGATATAAAAATCAGCGAAGCTGGTGTATCAAATGGATTATACAAGGTACATTACTTTCTTATGTCTCTGTAGAAATGTGATTCTatacaaaaatgataaaaatatgaattgaTCAAAAGTAGAAAAGGAATAAGACGCAATTATTtgttttacatttatattttgtaccaTTGTTTGAGATGatcaatatatacatacatcactttttgatttttatttttatatacatggAACTTAATCGGTGAATTAGCGATTACattaattgatattatatataactatCGTTTTGATTTTGAACACTTAGCCAACCGCGCGCGCCACAGCGAACTATACGTTTCGCACCGCAATGGACAAGCCAACCTATACGCTGTTCGCCGCGCATTTTTTTAAGTATCGAGGCGAAgattaatattcattatttaaaaaacaaagaaatctaaaaatattatttaagtgGTCAATTATATTTTGCGATAATGATTTTGTTTAACGATCTCATATATTGTTTATACAAAACAtcaaattaaaagtatatattaaaggtataaagaaatataggtaaaattaaaaacattaagcGTTTGAGTCCCAGGGGTCTTTAAAAAAACAGGGTCGAATAATCCCGAACAGCGCGATAATGCTTGTTTTAATCGATTGCGAAGAGAAACAAGCGGCGCAATAGCGTTCGTcgtatttgttatttttatgaaataagtctatattattatatatgtgtactattagtttataaatatttcaagttttgtccaataaaaattattgagaagataacaatgaaatacaaaataccaTCAGTCATTCGTAGCGTTCAAATGTACTGGAACTTTTCGACACAAAATCAAACGTTTCGACTCAAACGGTTAAAGATGACTAAAGATAAATAAGACGCCTTGaacgagaaattaaaaattcataatgcattttaatatttttttacaatgtaatatcgttcgattataactttatttagTCATAACTGATAGTGtaacttttaaattaattttaactcCACTAAACtggtgtattttattatatactgtactttataaaaacagaaaaagtGGCGTAATTAATTAGGAACAAATCTAGGTAAACAATAACTGATAatagcaaaaaaaaaagaaaacgttgCACAAGTCAAAAAGGGAGATCTCCCCGTTCGGTCGCGTAGCGATGTACTTCACAGAGGAGAGATCTCCCTATTCGGTTGGCTAAGTGTTAAAAGTAGCAGGATTGCTTTAAAGTTCCATTTCagttttacaatatttttttaacgttatattataaaaattatttacaacctgatatttatactttataatttttatgtattttatgataaaacgtaaaacgttatatttttgcattaCATTTCTAATACAAATAACGATGGATTATAACTGGTAatgtatacataatataaaacaaaaatcgTTCATAAAGTATGCAGGATACAAGTTAGGAATAcaattataatgtataatagtTTAGGGTATTATCTAGACCTACATCagtaatattataaatgaaaaGTACATTTATATCAATTCATTAGCATAAAcacattttaattttatttagatcatattatatttctttagcaattttcaataaatgaaaatacaaatgttGCTTGCCGACgaaatatttcttctaattaACAATATTTCGTAAGTAACAtgcataatataaaaaatggtTTCATCTTATGAAAAAGTAGtttatttcaaagtaaatCCAATtattagtaattatttttatatacagtAATTAGAAACTTCTTTTATGCGTGTTAgcttccttctcttcttcacatatattattacattcctatgttttttaatattttaaatacacaTGCTTAACCATCCTAGTATGAAACATATACCACCTACTGGTgttaatctattgtattgttTATCACCAGTAAATGCAGAATAATAGCAAGTCCCACAGAACAGTGCTATTCCAAGCAATAGGAACGTTGCAGtctaaataatataataataaatataataatacaaataattgatattaatatttcacaaaAATTGAACATACCACATAAGGTGATCTGCAAAGAGGTAATCCTAACATTGCTAATGTATGAATAAAATGATAACGACTTGCAGTTTCAAATACTTGCTTTCGATCTACTTTCTCATGCTCTGGATATTCCTCTGAAATCGTGATGaatcataaaaaattattttgtttataaaaaccatactaaaaaatataaaatttattctctAACATGCTTAAAAA
This region includes:
- the LOC126871681 gene encoding transmembrane protein 256 homolog gives rise to the protein MYYLNPLTHVSSIGQTASYIWESIEAVPKQLGLKPRTEVKMPPPVPLWKLAAATGPFVKLAAFSGAAATILGAYGSHKEYPEHEKVDRKQVFETASRYHFIHTLAMLGLPLCRSPYVTATFLLLGIALFCGTCYYSAFTGDKQYNRLTPVGGICFILGWLSMCI